From the genome of Oncorhynchus clarkii lewisi isolate Uvic-CL-2024 chromosome 11, UVic_Ocla_1.0, whole genome shotgun sequence, one region includes:
- the LOC139420130 gene encoding large ribosomal subunit protein uL30-like, with the protein MADAEKKVPAVPESLLKRRKAFATMKAMRIKKMLAEKKTRKVTRHLIYKRAEKYHKEYREMYRREIRMGRTARKVGNFYVPAEPKLAFVIRIRGINGVSPKVRKVLQLMRLRQIFNGVFVKLNKASINMLRIAEPYIAWGYPNLKSVRELIYKRGHGRMTKQRIALTDNALIEKALGKYGIICVEDLIHEIYTVGKNFKPANNFLWPFKLSTPRGGMNKKTTHFVEGGDAGNREDQINRLVRRMN; encoded by the exons ATGGCGGACGCAGA AAAGAAGGTTCCGGCGGTCCCGGAGAGCCTTTTAAAAAGGCGGAAGGCCTTCGCCACTATGAAGGCCATGCGTATCAAGAAGATGCTTGCCGAAAAAAAA ACTCGCAAGGTGACCAGGCACCTGATCTACAAGAGGGCTGAGAAGTACCACAAGGAGTACCGGGAGATGTACCGTCGTGAGATCCGCATGGGGCGGACAGCCCGCAAGGTCGGGAACTTCTACGTCCCAGCTGAGCCCAAGCTGGCCTTCGTCATCAGGATCAGGGG tatcaACGGCGTCAGCCCCAAGGTGCGCAAGGTCCTCCAGCTCATGCGTCTGCGTCAGATCTTCAACGGAGTCTTCGTCAAACTGAACAAGGCTTCCATCAACATGTTGAGGATCGCCGAGCCCTACATCGCTTGGGG GTACCCCAACCTGAAGTCTGTGCGCGAGCTGATCTACAAGCGTGGCCATGGCAGGATGACCAAGCAGCGCATCGCCCTCACGGACAACGCCCTGATCGAGAAGGCCCTGG gtAAATACGGCATCATCTGTGTGGAGGACCTGATCCATGAGATCTACACGGTCGGAAAGAACTTCAAGCCTGCCAACAACTTCCTGTGGCCATTCAAACTGTCCACGCCCCGCGGCGGCATGAACAAGAAGACGACTCACTTTGTGGAGGGAGGAGATGCTGGAAACAGGGAAGACCAGATCAACAGACTCGTCAGGAGGATGAACTAG
- the LOC139420129 gene encoding retinol dehydrogenase 10-A translates to MMNTMVILAEFFVVILKVLWAFVTAGAKWVVRPKEKSVAGQVCVITGAGSGLGRLFAKEFARRRAVLVLWDINSQSNEETAELVREIYRELDSETPMSRDGAVGGLEEIPPFQPQVYTYVCDVGKRESVYSTAEKVRREVGNVDMLINNAGVVSGHHLLECPDELIERTMLVNCHAHFWTTKAFLPKMLELNHGHIVTVASSLGLFSTAGVEDYCASKFGAIGFHESLSHEIKASDKDGIKMTLVCPYLVDTGMFKGCRIRKEIEPFLPPLKPEFCVTQSMRAILTDQAMICTPRIVYMVNIMKSILPFEAIVCMYRFLGADKCMYPFLAQRKELMNNNEAKEDI, encoded by the exons ATGATGAATACGATGGTAATTCTTGCCGAGTTCTTTGTGGTCATTTTGAAAGTGCTCTGGGCTTTTGTTACCGCCGGGGCGAAATGGGTGGTGCGACCGAAGGAGAAGAGTGTAgcgggacaggtgtgtgtgatcACCGGGGCTGGAAGCGGTCTGGGTCGGCTGTTCGCCAAGGAGTTCGCTCGGAGACGGGCAGTATTGGTGCTGTGGGACATCAACAGCCAAAGCAACGAAGAGACGGCGGAGTTGGTACGGGAAATCTACCGAGAACTGGACAGTGAAACCCCGATGTCCAGAGACG gCGCAGTTGGAGGGTTAGAAGAGATTCCTCCCTTCCAGCCGCAGGTGTACACGTACGTGTGTGACGTGGGCAAGCGGGAGAGTGTGTACTCCACGGCGGAGAAGGTGCGTCGGGAGGTGGGCAACGTGGACATGTTGATAAACAACGCTGGCGTGGTCTCTGGTCACCATCTCCTGGAGTGTCCTGACGAGCTGATCGAACGCACCATGCTGGTCAACTGCCACGCACACTTCTGG ACCACCAAGGCCTTCCTTCCCAAGATGTTGGAGCTGAACCACGGCCACATTGTGACGGTTGCCAGCTCTCTGGGGCTATTCAGCACAGCTGGCGTGGAG GATTACTGCGCCAGTAAGTTTGGGGCCATCGGCTTCCACGAGTCGCTGAGCCACGAGATCAAGGCTTCGGATAAGGACGGCATTAAGATGACCCTGGTGTGTCCCTACCTGGTGGACACGGGCATGTTCAAAGGCTGCAGGATAAG GAAAGAGATTGAGCCCTTCCTGCCTCCCCTGAAGCCAGAGTTCTGCGTAACACAGTCCATGAGGGCCATTCTCACGGACCAGGCGATGATCTGCACCCCTCGAATCGTATATATGGTCAACATCATGAAAAG catcCTGCCCTTCGAGGCCATCGTTTGTATGTACAGGTTCCTGGGTGCTGATAAATGTATGTACCCCTTCCTTGCCCAGAGGAAGGAGCTGATGAACAACAACGAGGCTAAGGAGGATATCTAA